GCAAGGTTGGGGGCAACGAGCGGAATTCAGGCAATGGCAGCTAAGTACACCCGCGGGATTATCTTATATGTTGAGTCGGCAACGGGAAGATGCGATGAGGAAAGATGTGATGACGGGAATTGCACCTTATATTTCAGATAAAACAAGTGGGAACTCCGTTGCCAAGGCAATGGCAGAAAAAGGAGTGGGGACGAAGCTCTTTCTCGGGATGTCTGAAATGATGATCGGGATGACACCGGTATTGGGCTCAACAGTAAGAGCCTTGGCGGCAACGAAGTATGGAGACAAGAAAGGAGCGGTGTTAAATGCTACATTTGCATTTATTGAAGGGGCTGCGATATTTGGAGGGCTTTCTACGGTGTCCAATATGGGGGGGGGAGCAGGTGCTTACGATGGTGTGCGGGCTGCCTCTAATTACCTTCAAGCACAAGGAGTGCCAAGAGCTTATCGGAAACAAATTCTGGAAAGTTTTGAAGTAGGTACAATCTCTTTACGTACTGCTGATAATGCAACGTTTGGATTGAGGTTTTATGGTGGCGCTGCAAATCAAAGTGGAAGGTATCTATTTCCTACTTTTACAAACTATACCAATAGAGCAGGCTTAGCACTTCCGCCAAGTTGGAATAGTATGTCTGGAATATCTCAATTTCAGATTGCACCAGGGAGTACTTACATCTTTGGTCGAGCGGCTTCTCAAGGAGGAATATATGGTGGAGGGAGCTACCAGATGTACATTAATAATTTGAATAACCTAATTAAGTAAAATGAATAGAGAAATATTTGATGAAAGAAAAGCTGATTTAATAAATCTAATAAAAGTTAGTTTAGCGACAACATACACTTCTGAACAAGATAGAACATCTTTAATGAGACTTTTAGAGTTGCTCAATCAGTATTCATTTGAAAATAGATTGTATCAAAAAGGATTACTGTCTCATACGATTATTGACAGTTTGGAGTTAGATTATTCAATAGGAGAAAAATTTATAAAATTTGACAATGATATAAAATAAAATTGCCACCATATAATTGTTAGTTATTGTTAGAGCGTTATCCTCTTTGGTGAAGCTCGTAATGGCTGCCGGAGATTCACTTTTCAATCCGCTTCCAGTAAATGATCGTCCCGGTAAGCCCGCCCCGTGGCTTCAGCGCGAAATCCGGGATAACCCCGGCCTTCTGAAATCCCAATTCTTCATACAGCCCGGCAGCCCCATCTTCCTCCGCGGTATCAAGCGTCAGGAGTGTACGGCAGCAGTCAATCGCTAGGCGCTCGGCTGCCTGCATCAAGGCTCGGCCAACGCCTTGTCTTCTATGACTGGTACGCGTCATCAGCTTGGCGATCTCGGCGCGGTGCGGCTGATTGGGAGGGCTGTCCAGCAGCAGGGTAACTGTTCCGATCAGCAGGTTCTCATCAAACACACCCAATATGACACGTTTGCCGCAATCGGCCGCCGCTAATGAGGACTCCCAGAAAGCGGTCGCCATTTCAACGCTGAGCGGATGCATGAAACTCACGGAGCCGCCATTTGCCACTGTTTCGATCAGGAGATCTGCCAGGGACGTAACGATCCGGGGTTCAGTCGTCAATCTGGCCATACTGAATTTTGAATTCATAAACTTTTAAATTAGCTTACAAATATGGTGTTCATACTGTGAAAATAAAGCTTATTTCGTTGCTGATCGCGTTGGGGATATTGGTGTTGTTTCTGAGCTTGGTGTTGTTCCATCCTGTTATTTTCAACCTGATCCCGTATTCCCTACATCGGGTACTTACTCCTGACGGGGCGGGAGAAAGGGTGTTTATAGTGCTGTTTGATCTGGTTGCAGGGGTATTATTTTGTTATGTATTGTATAAAATAGTACTGAAATTATTAAGTAAGGTATGAATTATATGCGCCCGGCGTTGCTAGGGCTGTTTAACGTCATTCTTTTTATTGCAATACAGTATTTTTCCCTTTTGTCTGCTTTTTTATTTGGCATGGGGGCTGCCGATTATTATCGTTATGAGCGCTTGGTTTATATTCCCGGAATACTACTGCACCTGATTGTTCTCATAGTCCTTTTCATAAAGCATAATCGGAAAACGGAATGGAGTTTAGGATATCTGATCAGTATGTTGATTGTCCTGATACTTGTTATCATGACGAGAACCGGCATTATTCCCTACCATCTGATCCCTTCCTGATATTTATTTCAACAGGATTTTATCTTTATTACCAGAAATATATGCCATCGCCTTCCTGAAATCCGACCTGATATTCGGCACCAGATAATCCGCCCACTCCGGTTTCTCTCCTTCATTCCGGAAGTAGGCGAACAGCGCCAGCGCATATCCCCATTCCTGCTGGCTGAGATAGCCCTGCTTGCTGTATCCCCAGCTATCGTGGCCGGCATAAAAGTTAAAAGAAGAATTGGCATTGAATATTCCCAATCCAAAGATTACCGGAACAAGATCTGTAAGATGTTCATCGTTTTCTTTTATCCTGTCTTCCCCTAACAGTTTGATATGCGCAATTTCATGCGCCAGCGTGGCGACAAGGTTTTCTGCCGATTTTAACTGCGCGGCTTCTATCGATATCAGGTATTTTCCATTTTTTTTACCTGCCTGGAAAGTTCCTGCTGAATATTGTTCTCCGGGTGTTTGCTGCGAAAACATCCTGCCGTTGCCTGTGGGAAACTCTACCAGCGTTTGATCATAGAAACCAAGACTGATGCCGCCCGGTTCCGTTTCCATTTGCGCGGCAATCACCGGCAGCAGGGCATAGGCGTCTTTTTCAGATTGATCGAACTGCATAGGGAAATCCTCCGGCACCGGGCGCAAAACTTTCCTGCTCCTGATCTTTTCTGCACCGAACTCCGCTAGCAGCCAGACAAAAGCTTCTTCCACCCACAGCCTGTTCTCTTCGGGGATAGGACATTTGACGGCTCCTGATTTACGGAAGAATCGAAACATTGAGTTATGATTTGGTTTGTATAAATCACTCCACCCTCATCCCCAGATACTGCACCGCATGCGCGCTGAAATACCCCAGCGCCCCTCCCGCAATGTTGCTCACCGGGTTCGATGGGGTGGCCAGCACATCGGAGCCGCTGGCGCCCGCATTCAGACTGTACCAGAACTTGTACACATTAGCATCGACGCATTGCATCTCCACCCGCAGGCTGTCTCCCGGCCTGATGTCGCCTTCTTCCTGTAATTCGGTGGGGGAGTACAACGCGAAGTTCACATCGCGGCCATTGGACAGATTGTCGCTGTTCACATAGATATCCGGCCTTTGCGCACCATTGATATACTGCACGAAATTATAGTAGTTGCCGACGGATGAAGGGTCTTTATAACCTGCATTGGCCACAATCCGGTTTCGGCCGGCCAAGTTAATGCGACTGACGAACAGGGTATCGAAATTCACGGGCGAAGGCATGGTACTTGTAGCGGTGAATACGGCTCCTGCTACCGTCACTTTCAGCTGGTAGGTATGGCCGGGGACGCCGTTCACCAGCAGGCTTTCGTACACGCCAGGCCTTGTTTCCGGAATGGTGATGGACCCACTGCCGTTATCGGATATTTGCACCAGCGCACCGCTTACACCACGAAAACTGTTGTCGTCCGTAAAATTGCTAGTCATGGACAGCAGTATCCTGCAGGTATCTTCATTCGTCACAATGCCTTCGATCACATATTTCTTCTCCGCCGGATGCAATCCTGCATTGATCACTTTCTCACAGCTGGCAGCCAGTCCTGCCGCGGCGATGATGCATATGAGTTGAAAGGTCTTTTTCATAAGCCGTTAAAAATTGAAATTGTAGGTGACCGATGGCACGAAACGGAACAAGGTAAGCTGCACCGCTTCCGTGTAATCCGGATTTTCGCGGGATTCGCGGAAATAAATGGAATAGGCGTTCTCGCGGCCGTAGGCGTTATATACCCCGAAGTGGAGGGCGGAGCGGTTCAACTGCACGGTAGCGGCCACGTCCAGGCGGTGGTAGGCAGGCATGCGGTAGCCATTGCGTTCCGTATAGTAATACACCAGCCGGTCATCCATCACAATATACTTGCCTGCCGGGAAGGTTACGGCATTGCCGGTATGATACACCCAGTTGGCGGAAAGTACCCAGTTCTTCGAGAGCTGCAGCGAGGTTACCACGGAGAACTCATGTGTTCTGTCCTGTTTTGCATTATACCATTCATTATTGTTGATGCCTTCGATCTTCCGTTCGGAGCGCGACAAGGTATAGCCGATCCAGCCGGTCAGCCTGCCGGTCTTCTTTTTCAGCAGCCATTCCATGCCATAAGCCCTGCCTTTGCCGAACAGGAGCATGGTCTCTGTCGGCTCGGTGGAGAACACCTCCGCGCCGTTCCGGTAATCGATCTGGTTCCGCAGGGCCTTGTAATAGGTTTCCACACTCAGTTCAAAAACATCGTTCGCAATGCTTTCCGAATAACCGGCGCTCACCTGGTCGGCTATTTCCGGTTTGATGAGGTTGGAGCTGGCCACCCATTTGTCGGTAGGATTGGCGGACGTGGCATTGGATACCAGGTGCAGATGCTGCACGTTCCGGGTGAAAGCGAAGCTGAGCGATCCGGTTTTATGCAGCGTATATTGCGCGGCGATGCGGGGCTCCAGATTAAAATAGGTCTTTACGATCTGTCCGGCACTACTGCGCAGTGTATCCGTGATCTTGCCATCGCTGTCGATATCATAAAAATCGCCGTTCCCTAATACAAGAAATGCCGTGGCGCGGAGGCCGTAAGAGAGTTTCAGATTTTCGGTGGCTTTCCAGGTATTGTTGATGTACAATGTATTGTCCAGCGAGTATCTTTTGGATAGCTGCTGCTGGTTGATCCCGGAACCTTCACCGCCTTCCAGCAGAAGGGGGAACATAATATGATATGTGCTTTGCCATCCGATGCGGGTTTCCCTCCGCGCATCAGGTGTGTATAGTAACTCGGCTTTCGCGCTGTAGTCCCTTATCCGGGAGTGGAGCGAGGCCGTTTGGTCGGACAGAAGGGCGGAAGTGGTGTTTTCATAGCTGCTGTAATGCAGGGATGCGTATGATATCAGCTTGTTGCTGAAGATATGCCGCCAGCGAAGGGATGCCACGCTGTTGCCCCATTCCAGCCCGAAAGTATTGCTGATGCGCATTATATCATGCCCGGTGTAGGCGGAAAGATCAAGCTCGTCCCGCTCGTTCACCCTGAAATTGACTTTGAGATTCAGATCGTAAAAATTCAGGTTGCTGTTCCGGATCGCGGAATCGTTTGATAGTTGTGTAAACAGGTCTGCATACGTTCTGCGGCCGGAAAGCAGGAAGGACGATTTATTTTTGACGATCGGTCCTTCCACGTTCAAACGGGCTGCGATCAGTCCCGCGCCGCCGCTGACATGGTATTCCTGGTCATCACCGTTATTGGTGCTGGCGTCTACAACGGCGGACAAGCGGCCGCCGTACTGTGCGGGCATAGCATTTTTATAAAAAGCCAGGTCTTTGATGGCATCGCCGTTGAATGTGGAGAAGAACCCCATGAGGTGAGAGGCGTTGTACACCGGTGTGCCGTCCAGCAAAATGAGGTTCTGGTCTGCGCTGCCACCCCTCACGTAAAAGCCGCTGTTGCCGTCCCCGGCGGATTTGATGCCGGGGAGCAGCTGTATCGTTTTCAGAATGTCCCGCTCGCCCATGAATACGGGAATATGCTCCATTTCCTTGAGGGAAAAATGTTCCATCCCCAGGGTCCGGGGTACTTTATGGGTAATGGTAATTCCTTTCAGGGTATCATTGGCGATGATGACGCTGGCAGTATCATTCGGCTGCTTTTCCTGCCCGTACAGGGCTGTAAAAAAAAGACAGGCCAATGTAACCAAAAGTGTTTTCATACAGGAGGGTTGCTGTAAAATGCCTTCAAAGCCGGGTTTTGCGGCGTGCGCTGTTGTTTCCGGGGGTTATCCCTGTACTTTTGCTTCCAGCTCCATCACTTTCTCGAACACTGCTTCATATTCCTCGTTCGCTTTTGCCAATGTGGCACCGGCCTGCTGATAGGCTTCCTCGGCGGTACGGAACCGGTCCCGGTCGCCATAGATCTCCGGATTGCCCAGTTGTGCCTCCAGTTGCTGCACATCTGTTTTCAGCTTCGCGATCTTCTCTTCCAGTTGCTGGAATTGCCTTTGCTGCTTTTGCAGTTCCTTTTTCAGGTCTTTATCTATCGGGTTGTTGTTTTTAACGGGCGCCGGCCGGGCTGCTGCTGCGCTTTTTTTTTCCGCTTTCGGGGGTTGCGACTGGGCGGCCATGCGTTTTTTCCATTCTTCCCATTCTGTGTAGGTGCCTTTGAACTCCTTGATCTCGCCGTCTACGATCTCCCATATCTTGTTAGCGGTGCGGCTCACGAAGTAACGGTCGTGGGACACCAGCACCAGGCTGCCTTCGTATTTACCCAGCGCATCGATGAGCATTTCCACGGAGTTCATATCCAGGTGGTTCGTCGGTTCGTCCAGCAGCAGGAAGTTAGCCTGGCTGATGATCACTTTCGCCAGGGCTACACGGGCTTTCTCCCCACCGGAGAGTATCCTGATCTTTTTGAACACGTCATCGCCCTGAAAGAGGAAACACCCGAGCAGGGAACGCAGTTCCATCTCGGTTTTACCGCTGCCGCAGCTTTTCAGCTCTTCCAGTATCTCATTATCCATATGCAGCGCTTCCAGCTGGTGCTGGGCGTAAAAGCTCATGACCACATTATGGCCGGGGACCCGGTTGCCTTCAACTGGCTCGGTGCCGGCAATGACACGCAGGAGCGTGGATTTCCCCTTGCCGTTCGCGCCGATCAGCGCTATTTTGTCACCACGGTTGATCTCCGCGCTGGCGTTTTTAAGAATATGAAGATTGCCGAAAGATTTGCTGACGCCTTCCAGGGCGCTGAGTATCTTGCCGGGCATCCGGTCTACCGAGAAGTTCATGCGGATCTTAGAAGGGCCGCCATCTACCTGCTCCACGCGCTCCAGCTTGTCCAGCCGCTTGGCGATACTCTGCGCCTGCGCGGCCTTGGAGGCTTTCGCCTTGAAACGTTCAATGAACTTTTCCTGCTGGCGGATATAATCCTGCTGGTTCTCGTAAGCGCGTTGCTGCAACTCGCGGCGTTGCACTTTTTCTTCTTCGAAATCAGAGTAGTTGCCGGCATAGTGGTGCAGCTGCTGCTGATAGAGCTCCACTACCTTGTTGACCATCCTGTCCAGGAAAAAACGGTCATGCGATACGATGATCACGGCGCCGTTGTAGTTGGACAGGTATTTTTCCAGCCATTCGATGGATGGGAGGTCGAGGTGGTTCGTCGGTTCGTCAAGCATCAGCACATCCGGTTGCTGCAGGATGATCCTGGCCAGCAATACGCGCATGCGCCATCCCCCGGAGAACTGGTTGTACGGCCGGTCCAGGTCTGCTGTGCTGAAGCCGAGGCCTTCCAGGACGGTTGCGGTCTTGTGACGGATGTTATAGCCGTCCAGCGTATCGAATTCGTGCAATTTATCGCTGTACTCATGCAGCAGGGCTTCGTCCTGGGAATGTTCGAGTTTTTCGGTGAGGATCTCCAGTTCTTTTTCCACTTTGAGCGCCTGTTCAAATGCCGTCATCCCCACGTTCAGAATGGAATCATCTGTCTCGAAACTCAGGAGGTCCTGGTTGAAGAAGCCGATACTGAGGTTCCGGATCTTGTTCAGGCTGCCTTTGGAAATAGAATATTCGCCATTGATGATACGGAGCAGGGTGGACTTCCCGGTGCCGTTCAGGCCAACCAGGCCTACGCGGTCGCCGGGTACGATGTGCCAGGACGAATCTTCCACGATCGTCCTTGCGCCAAATTCAAATGTGATGTCCTGCAGTGCGATGAGCATACTAAAATTGCTGTTAAACGCGCAAAGATAGTATATTTTTTGGTGGTATATTTGCCCAAAAACCAATCGTATGCGTTTGAAACAATGTTTATGGATACTGGCAGCCGGCGCCGTTTTCAGCGCTTGTCAGCAGCAGGGTAACAAGACCGCGACAGCAGAAGGGGAACAGGGAGCGTCTGTTTTACAGGCAGATCTTTCCGGTGAATTCTATGATTCCCTCCGGCAGGCGATGAACGCATATTATCAATTATCCGGCGCTTTGGTGAAAGCGGACACACTGGCGGCGGATATGGCCGCTGCGGCGCTGAAATATCATCTGGACAGCCTGCCGGTAGCCGGGCTGGAGGTGGATTCCACCCGCCAGGGCATTATTCGGGGAAGCGCGGGTGATATTGCCGCCGAACTGGATGGTATGCTGATGGAAAAAGGTGGTCTCGAAGCCAGGCGCGCCTCTTTCCAGATGGTGTCTGATCAGTTGTATGACCTCCTGCACAATACCGGTCTGAAAGGCAGCACCGTGTACCGCCAGCACTGCCCGATGGCTTTCGGGGACCGGGGCGCATACTGGCTGAGCGATAAAACCGAAGTGCTGAATCCTTATTTCGGGGACGAAATGCTGCATTGCGGGAGCGTAACAGATACTTTGCATTATCAATAACCCCTCCGGGGAAGCGGGTACTGATCCGGTCGCGGTTATCATTGCGGGAGCGTAACAGATGCCTTGCATTATCAATACCCCCCCTGGGAAAGCAAGGTACTGACTGTTCGCGGTTACCGTTCAACCGGGTGGTCGCTGAATGCTGTCAGGTATTTATCGATATATTCCTGCTTTCTTTTATTGCGGTACTGCATGATAAAACGCGGGTGTTCCAGCGGCACGACCCTGTCAAAGAATTTTTCCTTTTCATTCAGCCGGATAAGAAAATCCGCGTTTTTACCGGTGCCGAGGCAATACCCCACACTCCGGTCGATCCCGAACTGCAATTGCTTGCGCAGGCTGGATACCATGAAATCATAGACGGCTTCGGTCAGCGCTTTGCTGTCGTAATAGTTGTAGTTGACCTCTTTGCCGCCGGGTTTGAGCGCGGTAAAACCGAGGGGAGACATGGCTGCGATGTAAAAATCCCCGTAAAATCGTTCCGGCCCGCCATACGCAGCAATAACATCGTAAACATATACAGAAGAAGGCTCATAGGTCCGGATACCGGGGATCACAATGCCGCAGGGGTCTGCCAGCCGCTGGGAGTCCGTGAACGGGATGCCGGTGACGCCGCCGCCGAACCTGCCGGGGTTGATGCCCACGATCATCTGCCGGCGGCGCTGATCGCTGTAGAATTTGCGGTAGAACTGTTGCATGATGGCCGATACGCCGTCCTGTTCCCGGAAAGGGTTCATGATGCGGATCCCGGGAGGGAGTTGGCCGGTAAATTCTAGGTGGTCATTGAAATGAATGATCTTGTCTGCCGTTGTTTGCATGGCGCAAAAATAATGGATGCAGGCGAAACCGGCAGCTTTTTGCCCCACTGCGGCGGGATTACAATCCATTAATTATTAATTTGTAAAGTTCCTGAGGATTATTTTTTAATGCAGGCAGGGAATGCTGGCATTTACTGATTGATTTCGTAATTTCGCATGCTATTTATTTGAGAAAAGGATTTATGATCAATATTACATTCCCGGATGGCGCAGTCAGGCAGTATGAACAAGGCGTATCAGCACTCGACATTGCAAAATCCATCAGCGAAGGATTAGCCCGCAAGGTTTTGGCGGCAAAAGTAAACGGACAGGTGGTAGATGCTTCCCGCCCCATTACAACGGACGGAACGTTGCAGCTATTGACGTGGACGGATGCTGACGGCAAGGCTACCATGTGGCACTCTTCGGCGCACCTGATGGCAGAAGCGCTCGAAGCACTGTACCCGGGAGTGAAATTCGGCTACGGCCCCTCGCTGGAGAACGGCGGGTTTTTCTATGATGTGGACCTGGACGGCCGCCAGATCTCCGACGAGGAGCTGCGGAAGCTGGAAGTGAAGATGGCCGAACTTGCCAAACAGAACAATGCATACCTTCGCCGGGAGATATCCAAGGCGGATGCCATTCAATATTTCACGGACAAGAAGGACCCGTATAAGCTGGACCTCCTGCAAAAACTGGAGGACGGCAGCATTACCTTCTACACCCAGGGCAATTTCACCGATCTCTGCCGCGGCCCGCATATTCCCAGCACAGGGTTCATTAAGGCAATCAGGCTGACCAATATTGCCGGGGCTTACTGGCTGGGGAACGAGAACAACAAGATGCTGACCCGCATCTACGGTATCACTTTCCCCTCGCAGAAGGAACTGGACGAATACCTGACCCTGATCGAGGAAGCGAAAAAACGTGATCACCGTAAACTGGGCAAGGAACTGGAACTTTTCGCCTTTTCCGAGAAAGTGGGGCTGGGCCTTCCGCTCTGGCTGCCCAAAGGCGCCATGCTGCGGGAACGCCTCCAGGCTTTTCTGCAGAAAGCACAGCTCGAAAGTGGCTATCTGCCCGTGATCACCCCGCACATCGGGAACAAGAACCTGTATATCACCTCAGGCCACTACGAGAAATACGGGAAAGACAGCTTTCAGCCGATCCATACGCCGGAGGAAGGAGAGGAGTTCATGCTCAAGCCCATGAACTGCCCCCATCACTGCGAGATCTATAAAACATCGCCCAAATCGTATAAAGACCTGCCGGTGCGTTTCGCGGAATTCGGCACCGTGTACCGCTATGAGCAACACGGAGAGCTGCACGGCCTGACCCGTGTGCGCGGCTTTACGCAGGACGATGCACACCTTTTCTGCCGGCCTGACCAGGTGAAGGAAGAATTCTGTAAAGTGATAGACCTGGTGCTGTATGTATTCAACAGTCTCAGCTTTACGGATTTTACGGCACAGATTTCGCTGCGGGATCAGGAAGACCGCACGAAATATATCGGATCGGACGAGAACTGGAACCTGGCGGAACAGGCCATTATTGAATCAGCAGCGGAAAAAGGCCTGCGTACGGTCATCGAATATGGCGAAGCCGCCTTCTATGGCCCGAAACTTGACTTCATGGTGAAAGACGCGCTGGGCCGGAAGTGGCAACTGGGCACCATCCAGGTGGACTATAACCTGCCGGAGCGTTTCGAGCTGGAATATATCGGGGCCGATAACAAACCGCACCGCCCGGTAATGATCCACCGTGCGCCATTCGGCTCTTTGGAAAGATTCATTGCCGTATTGATAGAGCATTGTGCAGGGAAATTCCCGTTGTGGCTGACCCCCACACAGGTAAAAATCCTGCCAATCAGTGACAAGTTCCTGCCATATTCAGAAAAAGTGGCAGAATTGCTAAAAAAAGCGGAAATTCGCGCTGAAATTGATGACAGAAGCGAAAAGATCGGAAAAAAGATCCGCGAGGCGGAAATGGCAAAAGTGCCTTATATGCTCGTAGTCGGAGAAAAAGAGGAAGCAGACGGTAAAGTAGCCGTACGCAGGCAAGCGAAGGGAGACCTTGGCGCCATGAGTACGGACGAATTCATGAAACTGGTACAGGACGAAGTGGTCAACCGAAAACCTTTTGAGTGATCCGTTTGTTTCTATAAAGAATTTTAACCAGCAAGATGAAATTGCCGGAATAAAACACAGATCAGCGGCAAAGTCATCAAATTATTTTAACAATTTATCATTTTAATGCAACAAGGACCAAGACCAAACTTTAACCGGGGTAGAAACCCTAATTTCAGAAGAGAACAGCAACAGGAGCATCGCACAAACAGAATGATCCGCGTGCCGGAAGTCAGACTGGTTGGCGATAATGTGGAGCCAGGAGTGTACCGGACGGAGGAGGCTTTGCGCATGGCGGAAGATCTGGCTCTGGACCTGGTGGAAATATCCCCGAATGCAGCCCCCCCCGTATGCCGTATCATCGATTATAATAAATTCCTTTACGAAAAGAAGAAGAAAGAGAAGGAGATGAAAGCCAACGCTCACAAGAGCGAGGTAAAGGAGATCCGTTTTACACCGAATACGGATGATCACGATTTTGATTTCAAAGCCAAGCATGCCGAGAAATTCCTGAAGGAAGGCAACAAGGTAAAAACATATGTGCAGTTCAAGGGCCGTGCTATCATGTTCAAGGAACGTGGTGAGCTGATACTCCTGAAATTTGCGGAACGCCTCTCTGAAGTAGGCGCC
This genomic stretch from Chitinophaga sp. XS-30 harbors:
- a CDS encoding N-acetyltransferase, which gives rise to MNSKFSMARLTTEPRIVTSLADLLIETVANGGSVSFMHPLSVEMATAFWESSLAAADCGKRVILGVFDENLLIGTVTLLLDSPPNQPHRAEIAKLMTRTSHRRQGVGRALMQAAERLAIDCCRTLLTLDTAEEDGAAGLYEELGFQKAGVIPDFALKPRGGLTGTIIYWKRIEK
- a CDS encoding DUF4249 domain-containing protein, giving the protein MKKTFQLICIIAAAGLAASCEKVINAGLHPAEKKYVIEGIVTNEDTCRILLSMTSNFTDDNSFRGVSGALVQISDNGSGSITIPETRPGVYESLLVNGVPGHTYQLKVTVAGAVFTATSTMPSPVNFDTLFVSRINLAGRNRIVANAGYKDPSSVGNYYNFVQYINGAQRPDIYVNSDNLSNGRDVNFALYSPTELQEEGDIRPGDSLRVEMQCVDANVYKFWYSLNAGASGSDVLATPSNPVSNIAGGALGYFSAHAVQYLGMRVE
- a CDS encoding TonB-dependent siderophore receptor, encoding MKTLLVTLACLFFTALYGQEKQPNDTASVIIANDTLKGITITHKVPRTLGMEHFSLKEMEHIPVFMGERDILKTIQLLPGIKSAGDGNSGFYVRGGSADQNLILLDGTPVYNASHLMGFFSTFNGDAIKDLAFYKNAMPAQYGGRLSAVVDASTNNGDDQEYHVSGGAGLIAARLNVEGPIVKNKSSFLLSGRRTYADLFTQLSNDSAIRNSNLNFYDLNLKVNFRVNERDELDLSAYTGHDIMRISNTFGLEWGNSVASLRWRHIFSNKLISYASLHYSSYENTTSALLSDQTASLHSRIRDYSAKAELLYTPDARRETRIGWQSTYHIMFPLLLEGGEGSGINQQQLSKRYSLDNTLYINNTWKATENLKLSYGLRATAFLVLGNGDFYDIDSDGKITDTLRSSAGQIVKTYFNLEPRIAAQYTLHKTGSLSFAFTRNVQHLHLVSNATSANPTDKWVASSNLIKPEIADQVSAGYSESIANDVFELSVETYYKALRNQIDYRNGAEVFSTEPTETMLLFGKGRAYGMEWLLKKKTGRLTGWIGYTLSRSERKIEGINNNEWYNAKQDRTHEFSVVTSLQLSKNWVLSANWVYHTGNAVTFPAGKYIVMDDRLVYYYTERNGYRMPAYHRLDVAATVQLNRSALHFGVYNAYGRENAYSIYFRESRENPDYTEAVQLTLFRFVPSVTYNFNF
- a CDS encoding ABC-F family ATP-binding cassette domain-containing protein, which produces MLIALQDITFEFGARTIVEDSSWHIVPGDRVGLVGLNGTGKSTLLRIINGEYSISKGSLNKIRNLSIGFFNQDLLSFETDDSILNVGMTAFEQALKVEKELEILTEKLEHSQDEALLHEYSDKLHEFDTLDGYNIRHKTATVLEGLGFSTADLDRPYNQFSGGWRMRVLLARIILQQPDVLMLDEPTNHLDLPSIEWLEKYLSNYNGAVIIVSHDRFFLDRMVNKVVELYQQQLHHYAGNYSDFEEEKVQRRELQQRAYENQQDYIRQQEKFIERFKAKASKAAQAQSIAKRLDKLERVEQVDGGPSKIRMNFSVDRMPGKILSALEGVSKSFGNLHILKNASAEINRGDKIALIGANGKGKSTLLRVIAGTEPVEGNRVPGHNVVMSFYAQHQLEALHMDNEILEELKSCGSGKTEMELRSLLGCFLFQGDDVFKKIRILSGGEKARVALAKVIISQANFLLLDEPTNHLDMNSVEMLIDALGKYEGSLVLVSHDRYFVSRTANKIWEIVDGEIKEFKGTYTEWEEWKKRMAAQSQPPKAEKKSAAAARPAPVKNNNPIDKDLKKELQKQQRQFQQLEEKIAKLKTDVQQLEAQLGNPEIYGDRDRFRTAEEAYQQAGATLAKANEEYEAVFEKVMELEAKVQG
- a CDS encoding DUF3347 domain-containing protein, producing MRLKQCLWILAAGAVFSACQQQGNKTATAEGEQGASVLQADLSGEFYDSLRQAMNAYYQLSGALVKADTLAADMAAAALKYHLDSLPVAGLEVDSTRQGIIRGSAGDIAAELDGMLMEKGGLEARRASFQMVSDQLYDLLHNTGLKGSTVYRQHCPMAFGDRGAYWLSDKTEVLNPYFGDEMLHCGSVTDTLHYQ
- a CDS encoding uracil-DNA glycosylase family protein; the encoded protein is MDCNPAAVGQKAAGFACIHYFCAMQTTADKIIHFNDHLEFTGQLPPGIRIMNPFREQDGVSAIMQQFYRKFYSDQRRRQMIVGINPGRFGGGVTGIPFTDSQRLADPCGIVIPGIRTYEPSSVYVYDVIAAYGGPERFYGDFYIAAMSPLGFTALKPGGKEVNYNYYDSKALTEAVYDFMVSSLRKQLQFGIDRSVGYCLGTGKNADFLIRLNEKEKFFDRVVPLEHPRFIMQYRNKRKQEYIDKYLTAFSDHPVER
- the thrS gene encoding threonine--tRNA ligase produces the protein MINITFPDGAVRQYEQGVSALDIAKSISEGLARKVLAAKVNGQVVDASRPITTDGTLQLLTWTDADGKATMWHSSAHLMAEALEALYPGVKFGYGPSLENGGFFYDVDLDGRQISDEELRKLEVKMAELAKQNNAYLRREISKADAIQYFTDKKDPYKLDLLQKLEDGSITFYTQGNFTDLCRGPHIPSTGFIKAIRLTNIAGAYWLGNENNKMLTRIYGITFPSQKELDEYLTLIEEAKKRDHRKLGKELELFAFSEKVGLGLPLWLPKGAMLRERLQAFLQKAQLESGYLPVITPHIGNKNLYITSGHYEKYGKDSFQPIHTPEEGEEFMLKPMNCPHHCEIYKTSPKSYKDLPVRFAEFGTVYRYEQHGELHGLTRVRGFTQDDAHLFCRPDQVKEEFCKVIDLVLYVFNSLSFTDFTAQISLRDQEDRTKYIGSDENWNLAEQAIIESAAEKGLRTVIEYGEAAFYGPKLDFMVKDALGRKWQLGTIQVDYNLPERFELEYIGADNKPHRPVMIHRAPFGSLERFIAVLIEHCAGKFPLWLTPTQVKILPISDKFLPYSEKVAELLKKAEIRAEIDDRSEKIGKKIREAEMAKVPYMLVVGEKEEADGKVAVRRQAKGDLGAMSTDEFMKLVQDEVVNRKPFE
- the infC gene encoding translation initiation factor IF-3, with the translated sequence MQQGPRPNFNRGRNPNFRREQQQEHRTNRMIRVPEVRLVGDNVEPGVYRTEEALRMAEDLALDLVEISPNAAPPVCRIIDYNKFLYEKKKKEKEMKANAHKSEVKEIRFTPNTDDHDFDFKAKHAEKFLKEGNKVKTYVQFKGRAIMFKERGELILLKFAERLSEVGALEGMPTMEGKRMIAIFAPKSAKKKPAKEPKEPRDPAAAGAADQAPREPREPREPRPQPPAGAPPVRRPIEIKYANRPPAAPATQDKPADKPADNNSGN